TGAAGGCAATGACCTTGGCGCCGGCCTTCAGCTCGGACTTGTCTGCGGGCACGAAGGTCACGACCGGTGTCATATCGGAAACGAACACCTTCTTCTCGCCGTCCTTGTACTTTACCAGCAGCGTATGGCCGTCATTGCCGACCACGCTCTCGGACACCGTCGCATTGGTCATGCTGGAGTTCGGCTTCAGATCATAGGGCCGCGAGCCTTCGCCGGTTCCGCGCATGCTCTCTGGAAACACATGCACCTCGACGGCGTTCTCGCCGCCGTCCGGTCCCGGCACGGTGGTGGCGCCGACGAACGAGCCGACCTTGATGTCGGTGAGCGAGATCTTGGTGACGCCGGCCACGCGAACGTCGGAGGCGATGTGGAGCTTCACGTCCTCGCCGCTGCGCGACTTGACCTGCATCGCGTCACCATCGACGCTCTCGATCGTGCCGCGGACGCGGGTCGGCACCGGCGCCTTCTGCGCGACGGCCGCGAGGGTGGAAGCAGCCACCATCGCGATGGCGATGAGCGGGCGCGTGAAATTAGCACGTTGGATCGTCATGACAGTCTCCGATTGCCCCCACGGATAGTGAACGCCGGAGACCGCACACTATTCTCTCAAGTCTTTGTGAGATCGGCCTCGACCAGCGCGCGCAGCTCCGCGGTCACTTGCGGCCTCTGGCCGAACCACAGCTCGAAGCCGCGCACCGCCTGGTGCAGGAGCATGCCGAGCCCGTCTGCGGTCCTCAGCCCGCGGGCCCTGGCGGCCGCGAGCAGCGGCGTCACCAGCGGGACATAGACCAGGTCGGCGACCACGGCCTCTTGCGGCAGGCGCACCATATCGACCTCGAGCGCGGGCTGGCCGTGCATGCCCAGCGAGGTCGTGTTCACGAGAAGTTTTGCCCGCGGCAGGATGTCGTTGACCCCGTCCCAGGCAAGCGGACGCACGTTCGGCCCGAACTGCGCGGCCAGCGCCTCGGCCCGCGGCAGCGTGCGGTTGGCAAGATGAACGCGCGTGAAGCCGCGTTCGAGCAGGCCGAACACCACCGCGCGCGATGAGCCGCCGGCCCCCAGCACCAACGCTTCGTCCGCCTTGTCCCAGCCTGGCGCGCTAGCGTCGAGATTGCCGAGAAAGCCCTCGACATCGGTATTGGTCGAGCGCAGCTCGCCGTCGGCAAACCACAGCGTGTTGGCGGCGCCCACGGCCCTGGCGCGCGCATCGGGGGTCGACAGCTCCAGCACGCCCTCCTTGTGCGGGATGGTGACGTTGGCGCCGACGAAACCGCGCAGCGACAGCCGCAGCACGAAATCGCGCAGGTCTTCGGGCGGAACGGCCTCGATGACATAGCCGCCCGCGATGCCGAGCGTGCGCAGCCAGTAATGATGGATCAGCGGCGAGCGCGAATGCGCTGCCGGCCATCCGATCAAGCAGGCCGCGGGAGCCTTGGTCACGGTCATCCTTTCCCTCGGGTGGTGTTCGAGGGCGATCCATTTCGTGTCCGGCCGGTCCTGTCAAGCAGGCGGATGCTACACCGTGGCTTCGGTCGCGCCGGGGGCGGCCTTGATGTCCGCGACCGCGCGCTCGATGGTCTGACGATAACGCGCGCGTCGCGGGCTCACACCGTGCGTCAGCAATGCACGGCGGACCGCGGGCGAAGCCCCCGTGATGAACAGCCGGATGCCCTGGCGCTGGGCCTTGTCTGCGACACGGCCCAACACATTCGCCGCCGTGGAGTCCAGGAATGGCACCGCCGCGAAATCGACGACGAGCGCCTTGCGCTTGTCGGCGATGCCATCGAGCACGCCTCCGATGGCCGAGGCCGCGCCGAAGAAGAACGCGCCAGTGATGCGGTAAACCAGCACGTCGCGGTCGACCGCCAGCGCGGGATCGTAGGGCACGCGCTCGCCATTGCCGTCATCGGGGCGATCGGCCGCGACCAGCGGCGAGCGCTCCTCGATGCCGGTCATCTCCGCCATGCGGTGGATGAACAGCACCGCGCCGAGCGCGAAGCCGACCAGAATGCCTTCGGTCAGATCGCGGAAGATCGTGAGCAGGAAGGTTGCGAGCAGCACGATTGCATCGCCCCAGGACGAACGCAGCAGCGTCGCGAATTCGTGCTTCTCCGCCATGGTCCAGGACACCACGACGAGCACGGCAGCGAGCGCGGCGAGCGGGATGTAGCTCGCAAGCGGTGCTGCGACCAGCATGAACAGCAGCAGAAAGACGGAGTGCAGCATGCCCGCCAGCGGCCCGCGCGCGCCGGCGCGGATGTTGGTCGCGGTGCGCGCAATCAGGCCGGTGACGCAAATGCCGCCGAACAGCGCCGCGCCGATATTGGCGGCGCCTTGCGCGACCAGCTCGCAATTGGAGCGGTGACGGCGCCCGGTCATGCCGTCGGCGACCACCGCGGACAACAGCGATTCGATCGCGGCAAGCAGCGCGAATGAGATCGCATCGGGCAGCACCGCTTTTGCCTTGGCCAGCGAAAACGCCGGCAGCGCCGGCGACGGCAATTCGCGCGGAATGCCGCCGAAACGACTGCCGATGGTTTCAATTGGCAGCGACAGTGCAGCCGTCGCGATGGCCGCAAGCACGACCGCGATCAGGATGCCGGGCCAGGACGGCTGCCAGCGCCGCAAGCCGGCAATGATGGCGATGCTGACGAGAGCGACGGCAAGTGCGGACGGATTGACGGTGTGAAGGCCACCTGCGAGCGCGGCGAGCTTCGGCACGAACTCGCTCGGCTCTTTCCCCGCGAGGGTGATGCCCGAGAGATCGCGCAGCTGGCTCGCAAAGATGATCACGGCGATACCCGCGGTGAAGCCGACCGTGACGGGATAAGGAATGAACTTGATGTAGGTGCCGACGCGCAGGAGGCCCGCGGCGATCAGGACCACGCCCGCCATCATGGTGGCGAGAACGACGCCGTCGACGCCGTGCCGCTCCGCCGTCACCGCGACCAGCACGATGAAGGCGCCCGCAGGGCCGCCGATCTGGAAGCGGCTGCCGCCGAGCAGCGACACGATGAAGCCGCCGACGACCGCAGTGTAGAGTCCGCGATCCGGTGTCACGCCCGAGGCGATCGCGATCGCCATCGACAGCGGCAGCGCAACGATAGCAACGGTGAGGCCTGCAAACACGTCGGCGCGGAAATCCGACAGGCCATAGCCTTCGCGCCAGACGGTGATGAGCTTTGGCAGATAGAGTTCGGCAAAGGTCGGCCGGCGCAACTGACGCAAGCCGTTTGCGTGATCGCTTGTGATGCTCATTTTCAGCAAAGTGCTCCGCTGCCCCCACAATGCTCCGATGCATCGTGCAGCGCGTGCGACGATGCGCTAGTCCATCCTGATCCCGGGCAGGATCAACGCGATCATGCCCCGATGCTGCGCGGCGGCCCCGGCTCCTTGAGGCGAACGCCCCGCCCGCCGCTATCGCTGCGGGCCTGCTCGCCGATCAGCTCGATGCCGGCCCGATCGAACGCCTCGACCACCTTGATCAAGGTCTCGACCACGCCACGCACATTGCCGGTAGAAGCCTCCATCCGCTGGATGGTCGGCAGCGACACGCCCGCGAGCTCGGCCAGGGTTTTCTGGTCGATGCCAAGCAGCGCGCGGGCTGCCCGCATCTGGAAAGACGTGATCACCGTGGCCTCACGTGTCAGAGCTTATAAGTGATATTTCATGCATATACAATGATGTAAAATACATCATTATGAGACGAACGCAAGCGCTCCTCCGTCATGGCGAGGATCACTGCGATCAAGCAAGCCAGACCGCCTCGTCGGAGACAGTCTGGATTGCTTCGCGTCGCGAGCAATGACGTGTGGAGAGAGATGACCCCTCAACCCCACCTCTCCCGTAAGAACTGTTCAGACCGGGGACATGGTGGACGGGTGTTCGGAGACATCGTGGACACTTTCGAGCCTGCCGTCGAGAGGCCGAATATCGACGGTTGCAATTGTCTGGGTTCGGAAGACGACGTCGAAGAGGCCGTCCTGTGTGGTTGGCCGGAAGGCGATCGCCTTTCCGCGGAAGGCCTTGGGGACTTTGATGGCACGGCCGAGGAAGCTGACGTGACCACCCTGCTGGACGCGGCGCACGATGTCGCCCGGGGCGTATTCGAAGGGCGCGATGGTCTCGACATAGGCGCGCTGGCTCGGCTGATAGCGGCTGGCCGGGACGGCCAGCTCGATAGCCTCGTGTGGTCGCTGCGTGTTGTAGACGTTGCGCCAGTGCTCGAAGGCGCGCGCGGCGGCGGCGAGATCGGCGAAGGGCGGAGCGGACAGCACTTCGGCCTTGAGGCTGCGGTGGAAGCGTTCGTCCTTGCCCATGGTCTGCGGATGATAGGGCCGCGAATGGCTGATCCTGATGCCAAGCTCGATCAGCCAGACGCCGAGCGGGGTGAACGGGCTGCCCGGGCCATCGCCCCAGGGCGAACCGTTGTCGGTAATCAGCCTCTCGGGCAGGCCGTAGCGGCGGAATGCGGTGATGAGTTGCTGCTGGACCGTTTCGGTCTGCTCGTTGGCGCAAGCCGCAAGCACCACGGAAAAGCGCGAGTGATCGTCGAGCACGGTCAGCGGATGAAGCCGGCCGGCGTGCATGGCCACATGGCCCTTGAAGTCCATCTGCCACAACTCGTTCGGCCGCCCGCGCTCGAAGCGGGTGAAGGGGGCCTGACCACCGCCGAATGTGCCGAGCTCGATACCATGCCGCTTCAGGATGGCCGTCACCGTGGAGGGCGCCGGAACTTCATCGTGGCCGAGATCCTTCAGCCGCCTGGCAATCTTGCGGCCGCCCCAGGCCGGATGCTCCGTGCGGACCGAAAGCACCGCATCCTCTGTCGCCGCAACGCTGCGCAGCGGCGAATGCTGCGGCCGCCGCGACTGCTCCTGAAGCCCCGTCGTCCCGCTTGTCCGCCAACGCTCCAACCACTTGTAGCCCGTCGTCGGACTGATCCCGAACCGACGGCACAATTGCCGAACGTTGGCTCCCTCTGCCGAGGCCAACATCACAAACTCCAATCTCGCGTCCATCCGAGACACCTCGCGGAACGGCATCCGACAGCCTCCTTGATTCGCTGTCGAAACTGTCCACGATGTCTCCGAACACCCGTCCACCATGTCCCCGGTCTGAACAAAGAACGAGGGAGAGGGTGGGAATGACAGAGTGATGCTTTACCGGATCACGCCGCGTGCTGATGCGCGGCGATGATCTGGTCGGCGGCGCGGCCCGTGACTTCGGCCATGTGGTCGAACTGACGCGTGAAGCTGCCCGCACCTGCCGTTGCCGAACGCAGCTCGACGATGAGCTCGCCGATCTCGGCTTCCGGCATCATGGCGCGGACGCAGTCCCAGCCACTCCAGCCGTCGCGGGTGTCGAAGCCGAGGATCTGGCCGCGCCGCGCCGACAGGATCGCGTTGATCTTGGCGGTGGCATCGGTTGGACAGACGATCTCGACCACGTGGATCGGCTCCAGCAGCACCGACTGGCAGTGCGGCAAGCCTTCATTGAGCCCGACCCTCGCGGCCGTGCGGAAGGCGAGGTCGGAGGAATCGACGCTGTGATAGGAGCCGTCGGTCAGCGTCACCTGCAAATCGGTGACGGGGAAACCGAGCGGGCCTCGCGTCAGCCCGTCGACGACGCCTTCTTCCACCGCACCGATATAGTTGCGCGGCACCGCGCCGCCGACGACCTTCTCGTCGAACTTGAAGCCTTCGCCGCGCGGCAGCGGCTTGATGTCGAGCACGACATCGCCGAACTGGCCGTGACCGCCGGACTGCTTCTTGTGGCGGCCGCGCTGAGTGATCGGCTTGCGGATGGTCTCCTGATAGCCGATCGCCGGCGGATGCGAGGAGATCTTGACGCCGAAGCGATCGCGCAGCCGCTCGCTCGCGACACGCAGATGCATCTCGCCCTGTCCCCACAGCACGGTGTCGTGGGTCTGGGCATTCTGCACGACGACGAGCGACGGATCCTCCTCGTGCAACCGCGTCAATGCCTGGCCGAGCTTGACATCGTCCTTGCGGTCGGTGGCCGCAACCGACATGGCGAGCACCGGCGGCATCGGCTCCGCGGCGGCGAGCCCGGCGGGCGGCGCCTTGCCGCTCGAAACGGTATCGCCGGTCTTGATCGGATCGAGCTTGGCGAGCGCTACGGTGTCACCGGCTTCGGCCGAGGCACGCTTGCTGTCGTAAGCACCGTTAACGGCGAGAATGCCGGAGATGCGGCCCGACCCGCCGGAGGCGGATTGCAGCGTGGCGCCGTCGTCGAGATGGCCGGCGAGCAGCCGCGTCAGCGAGAGTTTTCCGCCGTGCTGCGAGTGGAGCGTCTTGAAGACGAAGCCGAGCGCATCCTTGCTCTCGGGCGCACCGAGACGTTTTGCGGTCTCCGCAATGCCGGGCGCCTCGTGGCGCAGCGCCTTCATCAGACGCAGCACGCCGTTTTCGCGCGCAGCGGCGCCGAGCAACACGGGGCAGATTACCCCTTCGCGCAATTCGCGGGCGAGATCGTCGAACACGGCATCGCGCGGCGGCTGGATGTCCTCCAGCAATTGCTCCATCAGCGCGTCATCGTGATCGGCCAGCTTCTCCAGCATCGAGAAGCGCGCCTCCTTCTCGCGATCGAGATCGCCGCCTTCGAGCGCGATCACTTCGGACGCCTTGTGCTCGCGATAGACGAACGCGCGCTCCAGCGCGAGATCGACAAAGCCCTCGATCAGCTCGCCTTTCCAGATCGGGATCTGGCGTAGCACCAGCGGCACGCGCGAAGCGGGCTGGAGCATCGCGAGCGTCTCGCGGATGCGCTGGTTGGCGCGGTCGATCTTGTTGAGGAACAGGAAACGCGGAATCTTCAGCTCCTCCAGCTCGCGCAGGATGATCTGAAGCTGCGGCAGCTTCTTCTCGTCGGCCTCGCAGACCACGATGGCGGCATCGACGGCGGGAAGCGCGGCGCGCATGTCGTGGGCGAACTCGACGGAACCAGGACAATCCAGGAAGGTATAGCTGTCGCCCATGAAACTCGTGGTGGCGGCAGTGAGCCCGACGGTCATCTTGTGATGACGGGCCTCAGGCGTGGCGTCGCCGACGGAAGTTCCGGCGTCGACGCTGCCGGCACGCGGGATTGCGCCCGTTCGCGCCAGGATCGCTTCGAGAAGTGTGGTTTTACCGCTTTGGAAAGGGCCCACCAGCGCAATGCACCGTGGACCTCGGGGACTTCTGACGTCTTGTCCCATTTCGCCGCCTCCTTGGTGTGGAGCTCGGCCCATGATTGGGTCGGCAAACGCAGATGCTCTGCCCGTCCCCGAGATTTGGCAAGCGTCAAACGTCGCTGCGGTGCGTCGTCGGTTAGACAAAGTCTTGATGGCTGGTGCGGCCCGGTGTTCCACCTCTCCCCGACGGGAAGAGGTCGGATTGCTTTGGCGCGCAATTGCGCGCCTGAGCAATCCGGGTGAGGGCCGCAACTTTCGGTGAGATTGTAACCCCTCACCCGGATCGCATCTGTCGATGCGATCCGACCTCCCCTTCGGGAGAGGTGAACGGACACCTCCGTTGGCGCGCGTTAACGGCCCGGACGGAGTTCCAGGCTCTCGAGTCCGGCCGCGACGTTGAGGCCGACCTGGCCCTGCACGCTGAGCGGCTGAAGCGCGATCGAATTGTTGGAGCCGCCGACCAGCACGTTGCCGCCGAGGCCGACGCCGACCGAGGCGCTGCCCTGCGCACCGGCATAATTTCCGGAGAGATCGCCGGCGCCGAGTCGATTGACCGGCGCGAACACGCCCCAGGCGAGCGCCGTCTCCTGGGTAATGCCGAGATCGATGCCGACTTTACGG
This portion of the Bradyrhizobium diazoefficiens genome encodes:
- a CDS encoding SulP family inorganic anion transporter, with amino-acid sequence MSITSDHANGLRQLRRPTFAELYLPKLITVWREGYGLSDFRADVFAGLTVAIVALPLSMAIAIASGVTPDRGLYTAVVGGFIVSLLGGSRFQIGGPAGAFIVLVAVTAERHGVDGVVLATMMAGVVLIAAGLLRVGTYIKFIPYPVTVGFTAGIAVIIFASQLRDLSGITLAGKEPSEFVPKLAALAGGLHTVNPSALAVALVSIAIIAGLRRWQPSWPGILIAVVLAAIATAALSLPIETIGSRFGGIPRELPSPALPAFSLAKAKAVLPDAISFALLAAIESLLSAVVADGMTGRRHRSNCELVAQGAANIGAALFGGICVTGLIARTATNIRAGARGPLAGMLHSVFLLLFMLVAAPLASYIPLAALAAVLVVVSWTMAEKHEFATLLRSSWGDAIVLLATFLLTIFRDLTEGILVGFALGAVLFIHRMAEMTGIEERSPLVAADRPDDGNGERVPYDPALAVDRDVLVYRITGAFFFGAASAIGGVLDGIADKRKALVVDFAAVPFLDSTAANVLGRVADKAQRQGIRLFITGASPAVRRALLTHGVSPRRARYRQTIERAVADIKAAPGATEATV
- a CDS encoding IS481 family transposase, with the protein product MPFREVSRMDARLEFVMLASAEGANVRQLCRRFGISPTTGYKWLERWRTSGTTGLQEQSRRPQHSPLRSVAATEDAVLSVRTEHPAWGGRKIARRLKDLGHDEVPAPSTVTAILKRHGIELGTFGGGQAPFTRFERGRPNELWQMDFKGHVAMHAGRLHPLTVLDDHSRFSVVLAACANEQTETVQQQLITAFRRYGLPERLITDNGSPWGDGPGSPFTPLGVWLIELGIRISHSRPYHPQTMGKDERFHRSLKAEVLSAPPFADLAAAARAFEHWRNVYNTQRPHEAIELAVPASRYQPSQRAYVETIAPFEYAPGDIVRRVQQGGHVSFLGRAIKVPKAFRGKAIAFRPTTQDGLFDVVFRTQTIATVDIRPLDGRLESVHDVSEHPSTMSPV
- a CDS encoding elongation factor G, with the translated sequence MGQDVRSPRGPRCIALVGPFQSGKTTLLEAILARTGAIPRAGSVDAGTSVGDATPEARHHKMTVGLTAATTSFMGDSYTFLDCPGSVEFAHDMRAALPAVDAAIVVCEADEKKLPQLQIILRELEELKIPRFLFLNKIDRANQRIRETLAMLQPASRVPLVLRQIPIWKGELIEGFVDLALERAFVYREHKASEVIALEGGDLDREKEARFSMLEKLADHDDALMEQLLEDIQPPRDAVFDDLARELREGVICPVLLGAAARENGVLRLMKALRHEAPGIAETAKRLGAPESKDALGFVFKTLHSQHGGKLSLTRLLAGHLDDGATLQSASGGSGRISGILAVNGAYDSKRASAEAGDTVALAKLDPIKTGDTVSSGKAPPAGLAAAEPMPPVLAMSVAATDRKDDVKLGQALTRLHEEDPSLVVVQNAQTHDTVLWGQGEMHLRVASERLRDRFGVKISSHPPAIGYQETIRKPITQRGRHKKQSGGHGQFGDVVLDIKPLPRGEGFKFDEKVVGGAVPRNYIGAVEEGVVDGLTRGPLGFPVTDLQVTLTDGSYHSVDSSDLAFRTAARVGLNEGLPHCQSVLLEPIHVVEIVCPTDATAKINAILSARRGQILGFDTRDGWSGWDCVRAMMPEAEIGELIVELRSATAGAGSFTRQFDHMAEVTGRAADQIIAAHQHAA
- a CDS encoding shikimate dehydrogenase; the encoded protein is MTVTKAPAACLIGWPAAHSRSPLIHHYWLRTLGIAGGYVIEAVPPEDLRDFVLRLSLRGFVGANVTIPHKEGVLELSTPDARARAVGAANTLWFADGELRSTNTDVEGFLGNLDASAPGWDKADEALVLGAGGSSRAVVFGLLERGFTRVHLANRTLPRAEALAAQFGPNVRPLAWDGVNDILPRAKLLVNTTSLGMHGQPALEVDMVRLPQEAVVADLVYVPLVTPLLAAARARGLRTADGLGMLLHQAVRGFELWFGQRPQVTAELRALVEADLTKT
- a CDS encoding DUF992 domain-containing protein; amino-acid sequence: MRRSLLLAGLAAASLVASIAGASAQSRMVQVGVLECRGGASIGFVVGSVTNLGCVLRADGLPEDRYVATIRKVGIDLGITQETALAWGVFAPVNRLGAGDLSGNYAGAQGSASVGVGLGGNVLVGGSNNSIALQPLSVQGQVGLNVAAGLESLELRPGR
- a CDS encoding helix-turn-helix domain-containing protein, with the translated sequence MITSFQMRAARALLGIDQKTLAELAGVSLPTIQRMEASTGNVRGVVETLIKVVEAFDRAGIELIGEQARSDSGGRGVRLKEPGPPRSIGA